The genomic region AAGCGAAACTTGTCACCAATCCTCAACCTTGATGTCACAGGGCAGGCGATGAACTGCTGCCGCCAGAGCGTGTCCTGGTTAGCTGGAAGCAGTTTGAATGGATGGATTTTTCGCCTCTGGCAAGGAGAATACCACAGCAGGATGTTTATCCATCCTGCGAGGATTTCGACGAAGCCAGCGCGCAAAGACACCACAGGTGATGCAATACCATGTTGAATAGCTTCTGTTTTCTGCAATCGCCTGAACCTGGTTCCCGGGTCTTTGGGCTGCGTTGCAAAACGCTGAGAGTACCTGCACTGCTGCGCTTTTTGCGCCTTGCCGAAGACCCGGTAACCGGCGTTCAAACGATTCCATCCAACCAGGACACGCTCAGCTGCTGTTTGGGCTCAATATCTAGCGCCCCAGCCAGCGGAAAGGATTGATCACGACCAGGAAAACGACCACTTCCAGATGACCGATCAGCATGATGGCAGCCAGCGCCGCTTTCATGCCGATACCCATTTCATGATAGGCAAGCCAGCCTTCTGCGCCGCGTGCCGCCCAGTCCGGAGAGTAGGCCGGGCCCGCATTGGTGAACGCTGCCACGCTTGCCGTGATGCTCGCCTGAAAATCCAGCCCCAGGACTGCAAGCAGCCCGGCGCCGGCGGCAATCGTCACGATACTGGAGATGCACATCACCCAGATCGCCTTCATGATCTGCAGGTTGTAGGTTTCGGTGCCGAAACGCCGTGGCGACACGGCATGGGGATAGACCAGCTTGGCCAGATCCTGCCTGGCGTGAAACAGCATGGCGCCGACACGGTAGAATTTGAGACCGCCGGCTGCAGAATAGGTGCCGCCGCCGATCAGCAGAATGGCAAAGACGAAGGCCGGTGACAGCAGGGTGAAGATGCCGGCATTGCTTTGCAGGCCGGAGGTCGCAACCAGCGAGGCGGCATTGAAGATGGCTTCGCTGATCAGGGAAAACGTGCCCGCCGCCTGGCGCATGCCCGGCGTGGTCAGAAAAATCATCATCAAGAATATGCTGATCGCCAGCATGATGGCGATCAGATAGTAGGATTCGCGGTGGCGGCGCAGATTGTCCACCTGCCAGCGGCCCACCATGCGGTGCCAATAGACACTGGTGGAGGCAAGCATGAAGAAGACGGCGATAACCAGCAGGGTTGCCGGTGTGCCCAGTTCGAAGAGCTGGCCGCCGGGCGGAAGATAGCCGCCGGAACTGATGGCTGTCGCCGACAGGATCAGGCTGTCAAACGGGGAAACGC from Salaquimonas pukyongi harbors:
- a CDS encoding potassium transporter TrkG, with amino-acid sequence MFALFNYIGLVGTFISAVLLVPALTAFGFNETENGFSLLIYAALGGFLSVNLLVATQDRGTVLKRSTALMLAVFGWVLFPAAIAFPIAGTFGIPYSHALFEAVSALTTTAADGLGSLETRPASAIVLRASLQWTGGLLTILTFLVLLGPTGVGGLPKTRRSIGEGPGRASSGISRMTNSLTRYYVSATLACFALLLMTGVSPFDSLILSATAISSGGYLPPGGQLFELGTPATLLVIAVFFMLASTSVYWHRMVGRWQVDNLRRHRESYYLIAIMLAISIFLMMIFLTTPGMRQAAGTFSLISEAIFNAASLVATSGLQSNAGIFTLLSPAFVFAILLIGGGTYSAAGGLKFYRVGAMLFHARQDLAKLVYPHAVSPRRFGTETYNLQIMKAIWVMCISSIVTIAAGAGLLAVLGLDFQASITASVAAFTNAGPAYSPDWAARGAEGWLAYHEMGIGMKAALAAIMLIGHLEVVVFLVVINPFRWLGR